The following is a genomic window from Anopheles aquasalis chromosome 3, idAnoAquaMG_Q_19, whole genome shotgun sequence.
CAGACACGCAATCTACTTGATGCCAGGTAGATGGGGCGCGCGTATCTCAAACGGCTGATCGAGAAGAATTTTAAGTGAGTCTCGTAATGCGCGGCATCGCCCTCAGAACCGGATGACTGTGCCATCGGGCTATTTTTGCAGGGGAGGTATGTTTTTGTGCCACTTTGGCTAAGCTTGAAGGTTATGATGTTAGCGTGAAGTGAAGTGGTTCCTGttcaggggtctcaaactcatattagtaTGCGGGTCACAGACAAAAGTATCAAACAGTCCGCGGGTAGCATAATTTAGAGGTGCAtgactttatttattttgcttttaacTTATTTGCGTTGCCAGAGAGGTAAATGCAATTcgaaaactggtcgccgcggtggaaaaacgaaataatgCACCTAAGCTGcccgaaatccgatgatggaggcgccagttcCCGGTAAAATttttgatggaggcgccaggtaaccggtaaaatttatgatggaggcgccaggtaaccggtagcGTTTTTACCGACTTTTCATAGCTTCAGGGgttttaaatggaaaattaaatggcTGAATAAATCAGGAATCTTTGATTCCAACATATGtttagaataaaattacatagaacatacaatcaATGACCAAACTAAACAAAGATATACACTTTGACCGTGACCCCGGGCCGCACAAAATACTTTGGTGGGGCGCTAGTTTGTGACCTCTGACTTGGATAAATGTTTAGAGCTAGTGCGGGTAGTTGAGCTCGCTCAAGAATCTAAAACAAGGTTTTAAACCGTTTTGGTAGCTGTGTCGAGTATTCAAATGGGCAATAATTTTTACAGAGAAAGCTCTCTTACATATCAACTATTCTTTGGAGCGGCTTCTGTAACACGTTTCGGTAGCTAAAGAATGTAGCGATATTTCttattcatttcaaaaacatcaaaagaaTAGTCTCGCAAATTTTCTCCGAACACGTTTTACTAAATCGATTCAGCTTTAATTTGGCCACATgattcattctctttctcctcctttctGCATCGTTTCCGGCACATGGTAAACAAACCGACACTCCTACGCATTTTGCAGACGTCAATCGCGTTTCATTACCAAattgccaccaccgaacgcgaTGGTCTGGCAGGATATGATTCATATCACTTTTTCCATTCAACCAAAAAACCTTCTTCATTGACCGTGCACTCATTAAAGCtgcaccagaagaagaaagccaTATGGAGCGGGAAGATCTTTTGTTGATTAGGCCCGCGAATCGACgggcaaaaaacgaacataAAATGAGCAGAAATTCAACACAGCTGGCTTCCGGtgcaataaattaatcaattcGCTAATTCCTTTCGATAAACACATGAGCCACGGCGCGTATGGCGCGTGTGCCAGATACGTGCGCAACTTGTGGTCAGCTGCGTCGTACGGTGCGGCTGAAAACAATGCCGACAACCCCCAATCTGGCACATCACGTCCTGCGACtgataaatatttgttttccccACGTCGGGAACACCATGAGCTGCGCCATTATGGTTAACGATCTTGCAACTTGATGCAACCGTGGCTTCTAGGAGACCCCCAGACCATTTATCATCAGACGTCGTCCTGCCACAACGCATCTCACAAACAATCTCTGTTGGTCGCGGTCAACTTATGAAAACGGCCATTTAATCTTCGCCATGACGAGAGTGACAAGTGCCGCGATAAAAAAGATAATGGAAAGGTGGTGAAAGGTGCATGAAAAAGGACATCTTCTGGCGACGGATATTTACATTTCACTGTTGAGCTTCTCAACGGTGCCGAAGGGTGGTTCGATGCTGGTCGGCCGTACGACATCTGGCAGGCTGGCGTTGACACTGTCCTCGATCACGGTGGTCGCTGGTGACAATGGCATCATGGACTCCACCGGTACGACGCCATTGTCCGCTTTCTTGCCATCCTTCTcgggcacaccaccatcaccggcactGCTGCGATCATATTGAAACTCGATAAAGCTATCACGCTTCTCACTAAATGCATTCCGATTCGGTGTGCCACCACGTGCATCAGGCGTACGTCTCACTGTCGCGTCACTGttatcatcgtcaccaccgccattagCTTCCGTTTGTTCACCATCACTAACACCCGATTCGCCACTGTCGTCGTCACTGTCGATCATCACGTTCGTCACCTCAACATCATCACTTCCGTTCTGCGTTAACCGGAAGCTAACCTGCCGTTTCTGCTTCCGCTCTGCCGCACCGAGCGGTTCCGCTTCGGCAATCTTAAGCACCAGACTAGCCCGGATCGGTTCCGGAGAGGTACCGGCGGCCCGGGCCACCAGTTCTCCTCCATTAACTCCAGCGATGTTGCTGGCGATGGCTGGCACAGTCGAAACCGGCACCAAGGTTTCCGTTGCCTCGTAGAACACATCCCGATCGTCACTAGTATCGTCCCCAGGACCATCGATCTCGGTGGCCGTTCCTGCCTGGTGTGTCCCggatccgttcgttcgctggccgcgtggcggtggcaatggtgcCGGTTGTggggatttcgatttcgatgatcGCACCGCCGATCGCTGCTGTTCACTACCGGCCACTGTTCGGCTTGGCTGTTGGCCCATCTCATCGGTGATGCTCAACACTTctgttcctggtgctggtgctgctgctggtgctgctgttgctgacggCGCAACTGGTTCACTACTACTGGTGCTCACCACCGGATCACTCGACTGCCGGCCTGGCAAGgtaccatcaccgccatcatcatcatcatccttcactACTATCAGCAAcgtgctctgttgctgctggtgttggtgatcaTTCCCGTTCGGAGAGATATTTTTGATATTTAATAATTCCTCCCGCACCACATTGACTGGCGAGTGACTAGTTTGTGTGAGCTCGTTGCTGGCAGCCTTCGGTGCGTCTGCGCACTCGCCGGTGCGTGTCTTGGCTAACGGGCGAACGGGATCGTGTTGGTGCGAGATGACGACCGATCCGTCACCGACGATCACCGTCGGTCGGGTTTGCTGTCGTTTGTCAACGTCACCGTTGATGACGTGGTCACCATTCACGGTGACGGCGGATTCTGCTGTCAGTACCACTACCTCCTTAACCTTGATCACCTGTGCGTCCACACCACCGTCGATCGTTGGCAACGCTTTCGGTAGTAGCTGTCCACTGGAGTCACCTCGCttcgccacctccaccagtgAGGCCTTGAGGCCACcattctgctgttgttgattcacTTTCacctgatgttgttgttgttgttgctgttgctgatagtTGCGGCGTCTGTTTTTCCCTTTGGCCATCGCACCTTCGTTCTGTGGCGTGTATCGATACGAACTGGCGTTTCTGCTgtctgcttcctgctgctcggtggtgctgctgctgctgctgctgctgtcatcgaTCGGAATCGTTTCGTCGTGATCGTCCTGATCGTCGTTGTTGATCGGTTCCGTTATCGCGGGCTGCCGATTATCGGACGGATGGCGATCCGTTCGATACGGACCGTTCGGTAACGTGGAAACACTCGGACTGACGGCGTCGCCGATGGTGATCGTATCCGAGGATCGCGCTAACGACGGGCCCGTTGCCACTACCGTGCCAGTGCTCGCGTACGTTGGCCTTCCCAGTGGGGGACGCACCGCAGGCGAACACTTCGAGGGCACCGGTTCCACCACTACCGGTTGCACTGCCTCTGTACCTCCTCCAACCGGCGGTACCAGCGGCGCtgccggtggttgtggtgggaAACTATTTTTAGGACGCTTTTCCTCGTCGCCATCATGGCTTGGAGGCTGGTTGCTGTCTCGACGATCACCAACAGTACCACGCGCGCCTGCGTACGCAACGGACGCAACCTTCGCGCCCAACAATgtctcaccaacaccaacggccGCACTGGTGGAATCGTTGATGCGTTCCTCTGCACATACtggcgatgttgttgttgcggttgctgctgctgctgctgctgctgccgccggtgctACTGGTTGCAGTTTTGGTTCTTGTTTCTGCTTCACTTTCTGGGACTTGGAGCGTTTGAAGAAGTTGAACAtggttttcgtttcctttggCCTTCTGTCCTGGGCGTGAATGGAACGCGTGCAGTGCCCCAGTGGTTGACGCTGGTTTGCACTCGACTGATCAGACCACACTGATCACTGTCACCGGAAGCGAACGGGGCAAGCCGTCTGAAACCTGAAAGAATCTCTCTCTAACcgatggaagaggaagaaggatggAGCCTAACcgatggaagaggaggagaagaagaagagaccaTTTACGCCACCTTagaccgcgagagagagagagattccgTGTCATCACTGCGTCACGCTCGAGCGGTGGGAAAATCCACCACCATTTTCCGACCCACTCCGCCCGCCCCGGGTGCGTGTCATAAGTACGGCGTGCTGCCTCATCAATCTTGTCCCTCAACCACGGTCGATCGGTCTGggagattcgttttttttttgttcttttatcttcttcttgaTTGTTCGGCCACGACCACGCCCGTCTGATCTGACGCAATACACACCGGTTTGCTAGACGTTACGAGAAGCTTGCCCTCTCGTTTAACAGTTCCCGGTATTCCGCTCTtcatcccccgggggccccaaTGTGGGGTGTTCCCATTCATGACCGGCCATTTTTACTGTTCCCTCTAGCTCCTCTTGTCTTTCGTTGCGTGTTTCCCCTCTTGAGTAGCATTTTTCCGAGCAGATCGAGTGTGCGAGGCTGAAATTTTGATTTTCATCGCGGATTTCTGACAGGCACTTGAGCGGAAAACCTTCATCCCTTAGCTGGTTGAAACGGATCGACGTGATGATCGACAGTACGCGA
Proteins encoded in this region:
- the LOC126579301 gene encoding ankyrin repeat domain-containing protein 26-like isoform X3 — encoded protein: MFNFFKRSKSQKVKQKQEPKLQPVAPAAAAAAAAATATTTSPVCAEERINDSTSAAVGVGETLLGAKVASVAYAGARGTVGDRRDSNQPPSHDGDEEKRPKNSFPPQPPAAPLVPPVGGGTEAVQPVVVEPVPSKCSPAVRPPLGRPTYASTGTVVATGPSLARSSDTITIGDAVSPSVSTLPNGPYRTDRHPSDNRQPAITEPINNDDQDDHDETIPIDDSSSSSSSTTEQQEADSRNASSYRYTPQNEGAMAKGKNRRRNYQQQQQQQQHQVKVNQQQQNGGLKASLVEVAKRGDSSGQLLPKALPTIDGGVDAQVIKVKEVVVLTAESAVTVNGDHVINGDVDKRQQTRPTVIVGDGSVVISHQHDPVRPLAKTRTGECADAPKAASNELTQTSHSPVNVVREELLNIKNISPNGNDHQHQQQQSTLLIVVKDDDDDGGDGTLPGRQSSDPVVSTSSSEPVAPSATAAPAAAPAPGTEVLSITDEMGQQPSRTVAGSEQQRSAVRSSKSKSPQPAPLPPPRGQRTNGSGTHQAGTATEIDGPGDDTSDDRDVFYEATETLVPVSTVPAIASNIAGVNGGELVARAAGTSPEPIRASLVLKIAEAEPLGAAERKQKRQVSFRLTQNGSDDVEVTNVMIDSDDDSGESGVSDGEQTEANGGGDDDNSDATVRRTPDARGGTPNRNAFSEKRDSFIEFQYDRSSAGDGGVPEKDGKKADNGVVPVESMMPLSPATTVIEDSVNASLPDVVRPTSIEPPFGTVEKLNSEMKDLVNQESRYSAKLGESEKRANDANAKVYELQQKLDAVERDASLKEYNVERLRAELDATLKECDGIRARLRTQESEMEAIRLRASEREDELNLKFQNLEIEHLELTEKLKEVRQLAHDLNSQLIDARSELDRLKEEHQRLLDARAEEQKVMRDALEESVQQRAQVEAKWKHDFEQLRNVNNDREEHLMQDCEFAIRNMQKTCKERIESVEKEKKQALDKVSRLEEVTRKQIDEVQHLKSYEAEVEQLRGLTYDQKEALATMTRQVELLKTDLQTATDKLEQEIVKMQQIKSRCEYQLCEKEREALSRIEIARGEIAMQWEDRLLREMNRLKEELEQMHMEERNSAIEKIQRESLAETEAMSKRFNERIKELKDEIESLKAKIEQQKAAMANAQSEADQKLLKSRMYVERAEREHEQKLAKLSSEKDEIIETLKRQFVKEKQDLEQYFTNRIQEVQEEFAREISDATEMMKCTHKKELETQWKTLIAEKEEALQLMESRNRNRLEDAENKVSVARYHRNGTAVHANEARGEEANAPAHHNPVVQLVLLIVQLVKGAYPLIPSLVLYQQTHSLPLASITLFLTLALVIYCQLRRVSHE